In Mercurialis annua linkage group LG5, ddMerAnnu1.2, whole genome shotgun sequence, a single genomic region encodes these proteins:
- the LOC126683068 gene encoding actin-related protein 2 — protein MDNKNVVVCDNGTGYVKCGFAGENFPTSVFPCVVGRPMLRYEESLMEEQLKDTVVGDACADLRHQLDISYPVNNGIIQNWDDMGHVWDHAFFNELKIDPAECKILLTDPPLNPSKNREKMVETMFEKYNFAGVFIQIQAVLTLYAQGLLTGLVIDSGDGVTHVVPVVDGYSFPHLTKRMNVAGRHITSYLVDLLSRRGYAMNRTADFETVREIKEKLCYISYDYKREYQLGLETTILVKDYTLPDGRIIKVGTERFQAPEALFTPELIDVEGDGMADMVFRCIQEMDIDNRMMLYQHIVLSGGSTMYPGLPSRLEKEILDRYLEVVLKGNKDGLKKLRLRIEDPPRRKHMVYLGGAVLAGIMKDAPEFWISREDYLEEGIACLNKCG, from the exons ATGGACAACAAAAACGTCGTCGTTTGCGACAATGGCACTGGG TATGTGAAGTGTGGATTTGCCGGAGAGAATTTTCCGACCTCTGTATTTCCTTGTGTGGTAGGACGGCCCATGTTACGCTACGAAGAATCTCTTATGGAAGAGCAGCTGAAG GATACTGTTGTTGGAGATGCTTGTGCTGACTTGAGGCATCAACTGGATATATCATATCCTGTGAACAATGGAATTATTCAGAATTGGGATGATATGGGTCATGTTTGGGATCATGCCTTTTTCAATGAACTTAAA ATAGACCCAGCAGAATGTAAGATTTTACTTACTGATCCACCTCTTAATCCCTCAAAAAACCGTGAAAAAATG GTTGAGACCATGTTTGAGAAATACAACTTTGCCGGTGTCTTCATTCAAATTCAAGCTGTTTTAACATTGTACGCCCAAG GTTTGTTGACGGGATTAGTCATAGACTCTGGCGATGGCGTAACTCATGTG GTTCCCGTTGTTGATGGCTACTCATTTCCTCATTTGACTAAGCGAATGAACGTAGCTGGTCGGCACATTACCTCCTATCTTGTTGATTTGCTTTCAAGGAGAGG GTATGCAATGAATAGGACTGCTGATTTTGAGACTGTTAGGGAAATTAAAGAAAAGCTTTGTTATATAAG TTATGATTACAAGAGAGAGTATCAGTTGGGGCTTGAGACCACGATCCTTGTTAAAGATTACACT CTGCCAGATGGACGAATAATAAAAGTAGGCACTGAGAGGTTCCAGGCACCTGAGGCTCTTTTTACACCA GAACTTATAGATGTTGAAGGCGATGGAATGGCTGATATGGTTTTTCGCTGCATCCAGGAAATGGATATTGACAATCGAATGATG CTATACCAACATATAGTATTAAGTGGAGGAAGCACCATGTATCCTGGATTACCTAGCCG CTTGGAGAAAGAAATACTTGATCGCTATCTTGAAGTTGTTCTAAAGGGAAACAAAGATGGACTGAAG AAGCTGCGGTTGCGAATTGAGGATCCGCCGCGAAGAAAGCATATGGTGTACCTTGGAGGTGCAGTTCTTGCTGGAATTATGAAG GACGCTCCGGAGTTCTGGATTAGCAGAGAGGATTATCTAGAAGAAGGAATTGCTTGTCTGAACAAGTGCGGTTAG
- the LOC126681194 gene encoding pentatricopeptide repeat-containing protein At5g14080 has product MKSASEFATRISRALISASNNTIPAQIRPWTQSLESILHKIVSRDSLNPSLVAQVIDPFLLTHHSLALGFFNWASQQPGFTHNLLTYHSILKSLSLSRQFNAIGHVLKLVKTQKLTLNSSTNRNVISSLIKGRKTQTAYLVFYEVKSQILDIGPEICNSLLALLGSDENFGNGLKVFDEMLVRGVGFSTVGFGVFIWRFCRGGDLGEVLSMLDRVKNGNSEINGSVIAVLIVHGLCRASRVNDALWVLNELRVRDCKPDFMAYRIVAEAFRLSGSVADVDKVLKMKRKLGVAPRSSDYREFILSLIAERLVVEAKDLGEIIVNGNFPIEVDVLNALIGSVSGIDPCSAMLFFRYITGKGMPLTLLTLNNLSRHFLRHGKVDEMLEVYNVLSENDYFSDMESYNVVFSFFCKAGKIREAYGILQGMKKKRLGPDISMYNCLMEACCREDLMRPAKRLWDEMFVTGCGVNLKTYNILIEKFSEISEVEESLRLFNHMLKKGMAPDATTYTCILKGLCQETKFDAAVEIFCKSINQDLMLARSILSTFIINLCKEGQFLAASKLLCGPAYDISHSDSHVVLLKCLADAEEVAVALEHLKWLQDTSPPVLQVISTELLALLSSSSKPESIVCLLQAVSKQSLESNGDSWKHFYQNTFN; this is encoded by the exons ATGAAATCCGCCTCCGAGTTCGCAACTCGGATAAGCCGAGCTCTTATCTCCGCATCAAACAACACAATCCCCGCACAAATTCGACCATGGACACAATCACTCGAGTCAATCCTCCACAAAATAGTCTCCCGTGACTCACTGAATCCGTCACTCGTTGCTCAGGTTATCGACCCATTTCTCTTAACTCACCACTCACTCGCACTCGGGTTTTTCAATTGGGCATCACAACAACCTGGGTTTACTCACAATTTACTCACTTATCATTCAATTCTGAAATCCCTCTCACTCTCACGTCAATTTAATGCAATTGGGCACGTCTTAAAACTGGTTAAAACCCAGAAATTGACTCTCAATTCATCAACTAATCGTAATGTAATCAGCTCTTTAATCAAAGGGAGAAAAACCCAGACCGCTTATTTGGTTTTTTATGAGGTTAAGTCACAGATTTTAGATATTGGGCCGGAAATTTGTAACTCGCTGTTAGCTTTGTTAGGTTCTGATGAGAATTTTGGTAATGGGTTGAAAGTGTTTGATGAAATGCTTGTGAGAGGAGTTGGTTTTAGCACTGTAGGTTTTGGGGTGTTTATATGGAGATTCTGTAGAGGGGGCGATTTAGGTGAAGTTTTGAGTATGTTAGATCGAGTTAAGAATGGTAATTCGGAGATTAATGGGTCGGTTATTGCGGTTTTGATTGTTCATGGACTTTGTCGAGCTTCTCGGGTAAATGATGCTTTGTGGGTATTGAATGAATTGAGGGTTAGAGATTGTAAACCTGATTTTATGGCGTATAGGATCGTGGCTGAAGCTTTTAGATTATCGGGGAGTGTGGCTGATGTGGATAAGGTGTTGAAGATGAAGAGAAAGTTAGGGGTGGCACCGAGGAGTAGCGACTATAGGGAGTTTATTTTGAGTTTGATTGCGGAGAGATTGGTGGTCGAAGCTAAAGACCTTGGCGAAATTATTGTTAATGGGAATTTTCCTATTGAAGTTGATGTGCTGAATGCTTTGATTGGATCAGTTTCCGGAATTGACCCTTGTTCTGCCATGTTGTTCTTTCGTTATATTACTGGAAAAGGGATGCCACTCACTCTTTTAACTTTGAACAACTTGAGCAGACATTTTCTTAGGCATGGAAAAGTTGATGAAATGTTGGAAGTTTATAATGTCTTGTCGGAAAATGATTATTTCTCTGATATGGAGAGTTATAATGTGGTATTCTCGTTCTTTTGCAAGGCGGGCAAGATAAGAGAAGCTTATGGGATTCTTCAGGGGATGAAGAAGAAAAGGCTTGGTCCAGATATCTCAATGTACAATTGTTTAATGGAAGCATGCTGTAGAGAAGATCTAATGCGTCCTGCTAAAAGGCTTTGGGATGAGATGTTTGTAACTGGATGCGGAGTGAATTTGAAAACTTACAACATCCTTATTGAAAAATTCTCAGAAATTTCTGAAGTTGAAGAATCTCTGAGGCTCTTTAATCACATGTTGAAAAAAGGGATGGCACCTGATGCTACAACCTACACATGCATTCTTAAAGGGCTTTGTCAAGAGACCAAGTTTGATGCTGCTGTTGAAATCTTTTGTAAATCAATTAATCAGGATTTAATGCTAGCACGAAGTATATTGAGCACTTTCATCATAAACCTGTGCAAGGAAG GTCAATTCCTTGCAGCTTCCAAGCTGCTTTGCGGCCCTGCTTATGACATAAGCCATTCAGATTCCCATGTTGTTTTGTTGAAATGTTTAGCTGATGCAGAAGAGGTTGCCGTTGCTCTTGAACATCTCAAGTGGCTTCAAGATACCTCACCTCCCGTGTTGCAAGTCATTTCTACTGAGCTTTTGGCCttgctttcttcttcttcaaaaccAGAATCTATCGTTTGCTTGCTTCAAGCTGTTTCTAAGCAATCTTTGGAATCCAATGGTGACTCTTGGAAGCATTTTTACCAAAATACATTCAATTGA
- the LOC126681193 gene encoding cation/H(+) antiporter 15-like, whose translation MGSIITEPEDIAIFAGYLNGEKNITTICTSLAKISSRGVFNHSDPLSYWVPLLLFQMTLSCGTFLLVTKLFRPLGLPIVVRQMLTGIILGPSVMCRSPFLANTFFPVRGFIMLDIVASFGFILYFFLIGVQTDPWILKYLDRKAAALGFFGVAVPMVSSVSTSFFILSHFDIDKNIARSLPAVAQALSVYSFQVVAYFLAELKIINSEFGRVALSASFVAGACSFTVTTINVLLQQSPGDNFRALQTLFNTIVLLIVIFFVLRPGVMWMVKNNPEGEPLKESYVIWLLLTVLVTGFLSHTLGLHLYLGPLIFGITIPAGRPIGSTLVDKLDILSNWIFMPLYLVKNGLVIDIFSIKLKNYLIVQSIGLISASGKFIGTFVVARFTNIPTKDAAALGLVMNVQGVLELGLFKMLKRNTAIDSETFVIMCISMMLITGAITPVIKRLYDPSRRYAVYRKRTVLNLKPNFELRVVVCIHDNEDAPAAIDLLEALNPTKRSPLYVYILHFIDLAGRVNALLIPHKLSRRTSKKAKHSEHVINAFRSFENKNHGLVMVYPFTAICPTKSMYDDACTMALDRRASLVIIPFHKRFQVNGAIDLSRKNIKMTNMKILEKAPCSTAILVNHGLLNAPKSILNSHSNYRVAVMFLGGPDDREALAIASRMTGHPNISLTIIRLLENGSISSDDTTERKLDNEMVSQIRSATAGNYRVMYIEEVVMDGTGTISVIKSMQDLYDLIIVGKHHDKKSQLLSGLVDWNDLKELGTIGDVFASAQFMVNTTILVVQQHTNIARQSGQTFRQDSGRTDRDDESDHLPIYSRVA comes from the exons ATGGGTTCGATTATTACGGAACCTGAAGATATAGCAATATTTGCAGGTTATTTGAATGGAGAAAAGAATATAACTACAATTTGCACAAGTTTAGCAAAGATATCTTCAAGAGGAGTTTTTAATCATTCAGATCCCTTGTCTTATTGGGTTCCTCTGCTTCTCTTTCAAATGACTCTATCCTGTGGAACTTTTCTGCTCGTTACTAAACTTTTCAGGCCACTTGGTTTGCCCATTGTGGTCAGACAAATGCTT ACAGGCATAATTCTAGGTCCGTCGGTTATGTGCAGGAGTCCCTTTCTGGCAAACACATTTTTCCCGGTGAGAGGATTCATAATGCTGGACATTGTGGCTTCTTTCGGCTTCATACTGTATTTCTTCCTTATCGGAGTACAAACGGATCCGTGGATACTCAAATATCTTGACAGAAAGGCTGCTGCTCTAGGGTTCTTTGGGGTCGCTGTGCCGATGGTATCCAGCGTTTCCACAAGTTTTTTCATATTATCACATTTCGATATAGACAAGAATATTGCTCGATCACTTCCGGCGGTAGCACAAGCGTTGTCTGTGTATTCTTTTCAAGTGGTTGCTTACTTTTTGGCAGAGCTCAAGATTATAAATTCCGAATTCGGAAGAGTAGCCTTGTCTGCTTCCTTTGTAGCCGGGGCTTGCAGTTTCACTGTGACGACAATTAATGTGTTGTTGCAACAATCGCCAGGAGACAACTTCCGAGCACTTCAAACGCTATTTAACACAATTGTCCTTctcattgttattttttttgtcctTCGTCCTGGAGTCATGTGGATGGTAAAGAATAATCCGGAGGGAGAGCCGCTGAAAGAGAGCTATGTGATCTGGCTACTTTTAACAGTTCTCGTCACTGGTTTCCTCAGTCATACTCTCGGTTTGCATCTTTACTTAGGACCTCTTATTTTTGGCATTACTATACCGGCAGGGCGACCAATAGGTTCGACCCTCGTAGATAAGCTTGATATTTTGAGTAATTGGATATTTATGCCCCTCTACCTGGTTAAAAATGGACTAGTAATTGATATCTTCAGCATTAAGTTGAAAAATTACCTGATAGTGCAATCTATTGGCCTCATCAGTGCCTCTGGGAAGTTCATCGGAACATTTGTAGTTGCTCGATTCACCAATATCCCAACCAAGGATGCTGCAGCACTCGGCCTTGTCATGAACGTCCAGGGTGTGCTTGAGCTTGGCTTGTTTAAAATGTTGAAGAGAAACACT GCAATTGACAGCGAGACTTTTGTGATAATGTGCATATCCATGATGCTCATAACAGGTGCTATCACACCCGTCATAAAACGCCTATATGATCCTTCGAGGAGGTATGCTGTTTACAGGAAAAGAACGGTACTGAACTTAAAACCCAACTTTGAACTCAGGGTGGTAGTTTGTATTCACGACAATGAAGATGCTCCTGCTGCCATCGACCTCCTTGAGGCCTTAAATCCAACAAAAAGAAGCCCTTTATATGTTTACATTCTTCACTTTATTGACCTCGCTGGCCGTGTGAATGCCCTACTCATCCCCCACAAGCTGAGCAGAAGAACCTCTAAGAAGGCAAAACACTCCGAACACGTGATCAATGCATTCAGAAGCTTTGAGAACAAAAACCATGGTCTTGTTATGGTTTACCCTTTTACTGCAATTTGTCCTACTAAATCAATGTATGATGATGCTTGCACAATGGCGCTAGACAGGAGGGCTTCCCTTGTTATAATACCTTTCCACAAAAGATTCCAAGTAAACGGTGCAATTGATTTGAGCAGAAAAAACATTAAGATGACAAACATGAAAATCCTCGAAAAAGCACCTTGCTCTACTGCAATCCTTGTTAACCATGGGCTCCTGAATGCTCCAAAATCTATCTTGAACAGCCATTCTAATTACCGTGTTGCTGTTATGTTTTTGGGCGGACCTGATGACAGGGAGGCACTGGCCATAGCATCACGAATGACTGGACATCCAAATATCAGTCTGACAATAATACGGCTACTTGAGAACGGAAGCATTTCCAGCGATGATACAACTGAAAGGAAGCTTGATAATGAAATGGTGAGTCAAATTAGAAGTGCTACAGCAGGAAATTACCGAGTGATGTACATAGAGGAGGTGGTCATGGACGGAACAGGGACTATTTCTGTCATCAAATCAATGCAAGACCTTTATGATCTTATCATAGTGGGTAAGCATCACGATAAAAAATCACAACTATTATCAGGGCTTGTAGATTGGAATGATCTCAAGGAGCTCGGAACAATAGGAGATGTGTTTGCTTCAGCACAGTTCATGGTGAACACCACAATCTTGGTGGTGCAACAACACACCAATATAGCAAGGCAAAGTGGTCAGACTTTTAGACAGGATAGTGGAAGAACTGATAGAGATGACGAATCAGATCATCTTCCAATTTATAGTAGAGTCGCTTAG
- the LOC126679838 gene encoding omega-hydroxypalmitate O-feruloyl transferase-like yields MENSNGNVLELIVKQEEPILVKPEIETEKGLYFLSNLDQNIAVIIRTVYCFKSEGKGNENCAEVIKNALEKVLVHYYPLAGRLMISPEGKLIVNCTGEGAVFVEAEANCGMEEIGDITKPDPHTLGKLVYDIPDAKNILQMPPLVAQVTKFKCGGFVLGLCMNHCMFDGIGAMEFVNSWGETARGLPLSVPPFLDRTILKSRNPPKIEYVHQEFAEIEDKSNTSSLYKEEEMTYKSFCFDPEMLEHIKTKALQDGVIDKCTSFESLSAFVWIARTKALNMKPEQQTKLLFAVDGRAKFNPPLPKGYFGNGIVLTNCICQASELSEKPLSYGVGIVQDSIKMVTDSYMRSAIDYFEMTRARPSLASTLLITTWSRLSFHSTDFGWGEAILSGPVALPEKEVILFLSHGKQRRSINLLLGLPASAMEIFQELVQI; encoded by the exons ATGGAGAATTCTAATGGCAATGTTCTTGAGCTAATTGTTAAACAAGAAGAGCCTATTCTTGTTAAACCAGAGATCGAAACAGAGAAAGGTTTATATTTCCTGTCGAATCTTGATCAAAACATCGCGGTGATTATTCGTACGGTTTATTGCTTTAAATCGGAGGGAAAAGGGAATGAAAATTGTGCAGAAGTTATCAAAAATGCGTTGGAAAAGGTTCTTGTTCATTACTACCCTCTTGCCGGCCGGTTAATGATCAGCCCCGAGGGGAAGCTTATTGTGAATTGCACAGGAGAAGGTGCGGTTTTCGTTGAGGCTGAAGCAAATTGTGGAATGGAAGAGATTGGTGACATAACAAAACCTGACCCTCATACTCTTGGAAAGCTTGTTTATGATATTCCTGATGCTAAGAATATTTTGCAGATGCCTCCTCTTGTTGCTCAG GTGACGAAATTCAAATGCGGAGGATTTGTGCTTGGATTATGCATGAATCATTGTATGTTCGACGGAATTGGAGCTATGGAATTTGTAAATTCATGGGGAGAAACAGCAAGAGGCTTACCACTTTCCGTTCCACCATTTCTAGACAGAACCATCCTCAAATCCCGAAACCCGCCAAAAATCGAGTATGTCCACCAAGAATTTGCAGAGATTGAAGACAAATCCAACACCAGTAGCCTCTACAAAGAAGAGGAAATGACCTATAAGTCCTTCTGTTTCGACCCCGAAATGCTCGAACACATCAAAACAAAAGCATTACAAGACGGGGTTATCGACAAATGCACGAGTTTCGAAAGCCTGTCAGCTTTTGTATGGATAGCAAGAACAAAGGCACTTAACATGAAACCTGAGCAACAAACAAAGCTGCTATTTGCAGTTGATGGAAGGGCTAAATTCAACCCCCCATTACCAAAAGGGTATTTCGGGAATGGAATTGTGTTGACAAACTGTATCTGCCAAGCAAGTGAATTGTCAGAAAAACCATTGTCATATGGAGTTGGAATTGTTCAGGATTCAATCAAAATGGTGACAGATTCTTACATGAGATCAGCTATAGATTATTTTGAAATGACCAGAGCTAGGCCTTCATTGGCTTCAACTTTGCTTATAACAACATGGTCAAGATTGTCATTTCACTCCACAGATTTTGGTTGGGGAGAGGCAATTCTGTCCGGACCGGTTGCCTTGCCGGAGAAGGAAGTAATTTTGTTCTTGTCACATGGTAAACAGAGAAGAAGTATTAATCTGCTTCTTGGTTTGCCTGCTTCTGCTATGGAAATTTTCCAAGAACTTGTTCAGatttaa